TGTAAATGAAGATGTAAAATTAGATATTAATCCGTTTCATTtcagcatttgtatttttattaaaaatgaagACTTTGCCCTACTGTGTAATGACATTAAAAATCCTATCATGGGCTGCAAGCATGAATTACCCCAGTGCAGGAGTGGTGACAGCAGCCGAGCTGTGAGCGCATTTGTTCAATTTGCTGGAGTAATTAACGGAGCAGTGAGAATATTTTCCTGTGCGTGATTTaaaggagcagccctggagctgcctgggcagatGTGTTTGATGTGGAGGGACACGTGCACAGAGCCTGGGCCCTTTGGAGGGGTCAGCCCCACTGTGGCTCCCCCACTCCTGGAATGGGGCTGTTCCTTCCCTGCACAGCAAACCTGCCCCGggaattccctgggaaacaaTCACCACACACAGCGCCAGAAACACAAGCTCTCCTTCACTTATCACAGGGACACAGGCCCAGGTGTTTGCTGCTGTTTCAAAGgactccctcctcttcctcctcctccctccctccttccagctttttttttattcctgtaCCTGCATTCGAATGTTTATTCCAGGTTTATGTGCTCatgaaatgaaaaggaaagtcTCCCAATTTAAAAACAAGCTCAGAGCCATCTTTGAGAAAAACATGGAGATGCAATATTAAGGATTGTATTTACCCAGGGCCACATTTCATATCTCAAACACACATTTAGCCAGAAAGAGGCACCAATGCACAAAGAGCTTTCAGGATAATTTCtgttatatttttaatacaggTATTCTGAAGCCAAACTAGATCCAGTAAGTAATGTGCTGGTTTAATACTATTATTCTCAATGAACCGCTGTAGAAAGcccacaaattatttttttagggGTACAAGCCAGTGAAACATGGAATTGGGGAAATGatgaggctctggcacagactGCTGTGCAAATCCCAGTCCATGGACAAACTGTacttcccatccctgctgtggaATAGCAGAGTCTCACTGTACAATTTAGGGTGATTCTCACATGAAAATGTGGTTCTCCACTCTGTTAGGAAGTTGTTTGAGAGATTTACAAAATGTCCTTCGGTTTTTATGGTAAAATGAGCATAAAACTGTGCTTCCCCACATTCATTTCCTTCTAAAAATACTTAAAGTACTTGCTTCTTGAAAATGTGTGtgttaaaaatttaaaattaaaactaatTTACCCCTTAAGGGTGCTCTGCTGATTCAGTTTTCCCCCAGCCCCTTAACACAAGCAGTTGTAAGATACAAAATGGAGTTTACTGTATTTTCCCCCTCCCAATTTTAATGAAATTCTCCTCAGAAGCAAACAGGGGAAGAAGCTCTCTGTGCATCCACACtgaatatttgtgtgtgtgtgtgtgcggtTAAATCCTCCTCTGTTCTCTCCagatcagctctgctgcttctcatCTTTCCAGCTCTCTTCCACATTTTCAGACCAAACccctttttctcattttgttgttttttcagttttttttttttaaagtctgatAAACAATAAAACAGCAGGATCTTCAAGGGCACCTTATTGCTGGGTTTTGTTGCTGGATtagtgtttttttggttttgttctggcATTTCTGTGGCTCCCTGAGATACCTCACCCCTGACAGGGTTGATGTGGCAATATTCAGCAGTCACCTGCTTTGTAGGCATCATTTAGAAAAGGTCATTGACAGCCCAAAAGAGCCACGAAAATAAATGTAACTTTAATTTGTTTGCCATTAGAAATGTGTGCAGCAATCTGTTCTAATGGgaaattttctttcattcctgCTCTGGCATGTGACCACAGCAGCTCACAGATACACTGAGGTCTCCTAATGCAGGAGCCTGTGCACAGAACTGGGTAAAGTGGTAATAAATTTTGTCCTGTCCAACAGAGGATTATCATGGAAACGTTCTAAACTCCACCTGAATTAACATTTGAGCACCAGGAGATGTTTGTGTTTCAAATAACTTGccctaaaataaatataaacagCTATTACGCCCAATATGATCTCTTGAAATCACTTCAAATGATTAATAATCTATATTGTATCAGAAATGTGTGTGCAAAAATATAACACAATTCCTTGCAGCTAAAGTATTACCTAAAGTAAACCATTTCAACACTGAATCAAATTATTGCAATGGCAGAAATCACACCTGTCTCAGGGGATAAATCGAGTATTCAGGCTGTTAAATCCATTCAAGCATCTCTATTGTATCCCACTATGCATTGTGCCTTGTAGAGAGAAAACACTTCTGAAAACCATAAAATCATTTAGCAAAACAAATGCATCAACCACAACAGGCTCACATGGAGAAGAGGCTGAGGAGGTGAAACCCCCTTCTTGCTGAATACCTTGCAGAGTGAATAGATGTACCTGATACCTGTACAATACcattgaaaatgaaattaaaaaatgctACTGGAACCATCATTTTGATATCAGagtttatttttacattttccttaTTACAAAGCTCACAGGCCAGGGGAAGGCTGGGACCAGAAGCATTGTGTGGttaattaaaaacacaaaaaaagctctgtgcagctgcagcagctcattCCCAACAAAGGCTCTGCATCAGGGCTCAGCACTGCAATCCCCCTCTCCAGGACATTTGTCACCAACCCTGTGCCTCACCCCTCTCCCCTTGCTTCCCTCTCTAGCACCACACAACTTGTTCTGCAGAAACATCATAAAGTAAAGACACAGAAAGGGGGAGCAGTGCCATTGAATGGAGATGcctgcagaggcaggagcagcagacacTGAACATGCAGGTATGAATACACCTCCGGTAGCTGCAGGTGTGAGATCTGGAAGCCACAAGCTCAAGAAATCCCATCAAAGATCCACCCAATGGTTGGTCATTCTGAGCCTGCCAGCTGCACCAACAAACTGCAATTTGTTGTTTAGTGTGCAGAGAGTTTTTAAATGAAGATGGTGGAACCACATGCAGCTTTGGATTATTCCTTAGGAACAACTATTCCTAAGGAATAATTCCTTCAGTTTCTGCAGTGCCTGAGTGGATGGTCTGAGTTATAGCCGATTACACAACATCTGTATGATAAAGCACAATTTACTGCCTAGTCAGTTGCACAGTCATAGATTAGTGCAGAATTAATCAAGTATTAAAGCTCACTTATAAAAACAGATGTCAATACTGATTTCTTAACAAGCTCCAAAAATTATTGCCAGTGCTGAAGTAAATGAAGCCATttataaaagatgaaaaaatacatttcagcTGTCAACAGTTTGTATCTCTTTGCTTTGAATCAAGAAGAGGTTAACTCATGGCTCAACCACTATTACACCCTGGCTGTTATtgaaaaacaccttcccatctcTGATTTCACTGCAGCCAGGCTTTCTCAGCTCCTCCATCACCTGACGCTTTAGCTCAGGAGGGGCAGTTTTAGTGAAGTCAAGTGTTTCTGTCAGGAAATCCAGCAAGAGCTCCCCATCTTTGTCCCCTTCAGTAAAGCAGCTGGTTATGTCCAAGTGGGATGGCAGCTCGTAGAGCTGGTACTTGAGCCCAGCTGAATCCAGCATCCTGGGCAAATCACCAGAGGAAACATAGCAGCAAAGATCCTCCAGAGGGAAGGAAGAGCCATACTTCTTCCACAGTGTTTCCCAGCCACTCTTTCCTGAGAGATAAACCATCAGAAAAACACTCAGAGTTAAGGGAAAACACGATTTCAAAGCACTTTtgattttctggggtttttagCAGTTGTCATCAATGCAAGTGGGATCTTCCCAGAGCTGGGACGTGTCCTGGGGCACGGTGGAGTTGGCTGCCCCTCTGCTTCTGTTCCTCAGgtttgggggctgcaggagagggtgGGCACCtaccctggagctgcagcacccTCCTTGAGCCTCCAGCTGAGGCCAGAGCAGCTCACACTTGTGTTCCTCTTCTCCAGAGACAAATTTTAAAGCAAACCAGCTGGGTAAGTTGGAAAGTCCCCACATACATCTTCACATCTTTATTTTCCCCCAGCCTGTATCCCTGATTTGGTATTTCTACTGTAAATCATTTACTCAGAATGACTGGACAGGATGAAAATAACTTTGAGCCTAATGAGCAGCTCTTGAAAGTTACAACAATAATTCTCCCTAGGTACTAAAACCAGTTACTTGTTGCTTTATCTGCAAACAGTTATTTACAGTCAAATAAACAGTTTGGTGTTTAGAAGGGAGGCaacaatattttctttcacCCGGTGGAACCTGAACGTGAGCACTAATTGCAGGAAATGTGCCGGTGTCAGTGCCCAGCAATTATCCCCTACCTGAAGGCAGCATTCCCGGGATGGCTCTGGGAAGGTTTTGTTCTGCACAGAGCCACAGCCCCTGCACATCGGGACTGCCACCTGCAcctctcctgccagccctgctcccaggctggctTTAATTACCTGATGAGTTTGTGTTGGGGATGACATTACTTTTGTGTGAAATTAGCTTTGTTCTGATGATCTTTCAGTAACTCCTTTTGCTTCAGCACTCATTTTAATAGCACttcttctttcccctctctATTCTCTTGTTTTCATCAaggttttccctttcttttcccctctgctgTTCTGTGTCCTGCTCCTCTCTCCCACCTTTTTGTTGCCCCCAGCCATTTCTGTGGCACCAGAAAACACAGAGTCATCTGGCCCAGAGAGGACTTCAAACACTTTCCATGAACTCAGAACTTTAACAGCTTTAATTTTGAATAGGCACACATTCTTTCCTGTATTCACATTTTATGAATATCCAAAGGGACAGGATAAGCAACTGGAAGAGTTTTAATTAACTATATTCAGGTAATCAGCAATACTCTGATATTGCGATCTATTCTTGTGCAGCCAAAGAACATGAACaggttttttaaaatcatttcaAACACAGATTTCTTGTTGTAAAGTGCTTGAAAACACTTCAAACCAAAatcatttggggaaaaaaatgtagttGAATAAATTCAGGTCAGAAGTATCACTTTATACTGGATCCTTCATGAACAAAATAAAAGGAACTTCATCACGTTTGCAGAGGTGGCCAAATTCAATGAGAAATTAAGCTTAAACCTCTGAACAAATAATGCTTAACATGGCTTTCAGAGTTGCTAGATGTGACTGTTTACACAGCTGAAATTTCCACAGCTTTTGGGGCAAATTAAAGGCTTTCTAGAGTCAAATTAGACTCCACCACTGCACTGTCTCTGGCATACCTTGCCCACAGTATTAAATGGTTGTCGTTTACTCTGCTGCAACACTTTCCTGCTGGATTGACCACAGAGCATCTCTGCGAGATCTGAAACAGCCTGAGAACGCTGTTTGGTACCCAAAATGATGATATTAAGAAAATGGGcagtttgaaaagaaaatgaaccaTATGTGCTCCAACACCTGCTGTATGGCACTTCCGAGCCCCCGCCGCCGTTTGCTTAATGCCAGAGTCTCTGGGAGAGAGAAAatgcagtgcccagcctggaaACCTTTTCCAGCACACAGCAGAGGCTGAAGGGGCTCCTGTGAGTGAGAGCTGCAGGATGGAgcctctcctgctgcagggcccctgctgccatccatcactgggcaggctgcaggatggggaaggcagtgagggATGTTTTGTGCCTGTGGTGCGGGGTTTTGGCTCATAAATCCACGCAGACACAGGCAGCGGGCAGGTTTCAGGGGATGTCTGCTCACCTCTGTGGCCTGTGCCACACACAGGAGCCCCAAAGAGCCCTCTCCTgactgagcagtgctgggggagcagcTCTCACCTGACACCAGGATGATGAGGAGCTTTCCCTGTGATTCCAGAAGGCTGTGGAAATACCGGACGGTTGCTGGAATATCTTTCACATAGTAGAGCATCTGGAAAAAGCAGAGATGCTTAGAGACACGCAGTGCCATCCTGGTGACTACTATAACACTGTTAAAAGGATCCAAATAGGGGCAATCCTGCAGAAAGGCAGGGACAATGAGGCACCTTAGGAAGCAGTGGGCAGTGGGCTCCCACTGCAGGCTCAGGGCTGACATGCCCTGCCTGCtctctggcactgccagctctgagctcatGTTATTCATCAACCTGAGAGGAAGAGATTTGCCTTTCTTCAGTGAAGGCTTTGGGAACACAAAGGCAATTTCATGGAGAGGACAAGGAGCTTTTGAAGACATCAGCTAAAATGTATTCTTAGTTGACTGCCACCCACAGCCTGGTTAATAGGGCTACTGTGCTCAAAGCTGCTTTTCAGTTTTGCAGTTCATTTATGCTAAAGTACTTCAAATTACTGGGAAGTAAACTCACCTTTCTTCCCCTACAAGTGGATAATGAGGTCACATACTTCATGCATACTTTTAACAGCTGAGTCTTTGGCAGCATTTTCTTTGCAGAGACTCTTACCTGGATCATGTGAATGAAGTCCCATTTTTTAGTCTTCTTTTCTGCATTCATTCGACTTTCATATTCATCAGCTGTCTCCTTGTGCCAGGCAAACTTTATGTTCTCGAGGTTTGATGCCTGAGCCACACGTTCTGAAACAGAGGAGAAGGCAGGGCAGAGTTATCTCAATTGCAAATAGGGGGCTGATTTCCACTCAGAGCTTTAATACATCCAAAAGCCCTATTTAGGTAGAGAGTTTAGGAACCAGTTTAACACAACAGTGGAATATCTTAAAGTTTTAGCCCACATGTGAGGAGAAGGCTGTAGAGGGATTTACAGGACAAAATCTCAAGAGAGTCTGTTGCTTTTCCATTTGCTCCCTCATTTGGGCTCTTCTGGTGTTTACCTGagctaaaaaaaatagaagtcaTTTCTTCCCCATGACTGGCTCAAGCTGAATTAAAAGATGTTGATTTGGATTAATTGTTATGAGGCCACAAGCAGCACATTTCATGGGGAATAGAAGGGTTGATGTCCCCAGCACTTATGTGGGGGccacaaaaaacccacatgGCTGAGCAGGAGTCAAGCCATGGTGgaggattttccccaaataaaAACAGGTGCTTGAGGATGGATGCAAGCAGGAGTTTCTTTAGAAGAGAAGCACAATTAAAAGGTTGAGAAGGGCAGAAAGAGCAAATGTGTTCTTCTAAATTTGAGTAACTGGGAtggcaggagagggaaggagctTTGTTCCAAAAGCAAGGACCCTTCTCTTGACAGTCAGTAGCTTCTGTGTTGAAACAATTTTTCAGGAGCCCACAGTTCTGACCAGCTGCTTCAGGCAAAAGGGATGACAGTGTTTTAAAGCAAAGAGCTTTAAGGAGTGACACATGGAGTGTCCTCAGACCTCAGTACAATGCACATCAGCAGCtgaggaaaagagaattttggACAAGTGGATTCAAACAATAAGTTACACTGAGGGCCTTGCTCATCACTGCATTCCCTTTGTTTTTATGGGAGCAAAAGTGAGAGGTAATTTCATAATGTAGGGAATACTAATGTCCATCTGCTGGCATATGGAGCTCCtctcactgtgctgctgctcagcattgCTGGAGGCCAAAGCAGCCCCTGATTCAGTTCCTGTGCTTCACTGGAGTTAGCATCAATTTAAAACT
The nucleotide sequence above comes from Zonotrichia albicollis isolate bZonAlb1 chromosome 10, bZonAlb1.hap1, whole genome shotgun sequence. Encoded proteins:
- the LOC102074954 gene encoding histamine N-methyltransferase isoform X2, which encodes MVRDTEEMQCVLQHGAPDEGEGSPFSLPARREELQGAACPLLQPPSMASPMRNLLTDLDRYVQSFRVFLERSTEHQSMQGFVERHLPDVIASIGNGKSTINVLSIGGGAGEMDLQILSKIRARYPGATINNDVIEPSADQISKYKERVAQASNLENIKFAWHKETADEYESRMNAEKKTKKWDFIHMIQMLYYVKDIPATVRYFHSLLESQGKLLIILVSGKSGWETLWKKYGSSFPLEDLCCYVSSGDLPRMLDSAGLKYQLYELPSHLDITSCFTEGDKDGELLLDFLTETLDFTKTAPPELKRQVMEELRKPGCSEIRDGKVFFNNSQGVIVVEP
- the LOC102074954 gene encoding histamine N-methyltransferase isoform X1, with the translated sequence MDGAGWEAPGREGGWVKGGWIGRGPAGSTAWDPRSIPRTARGAQGTPARREELQGAACPLLQPPSMASPMRNLLTDLDRYVQSFRVFLERSTEHQSMQGFVERHLPDVIASIGNGKSTINVLSIGGGAGEMDLQILSKIRARYPGATINNDVIEPSADQISKYKERVAQASNLENIKFAWHKETADEYESRMNAEKKTKKWDFIHMIQMLYYVKDIPATVRYFHSLLESQGKLLIILVSGKSGWETLWKKYGSSFPLEDLCCYVSSGDLPRMLDSAGLKYQLYELPSHLDITSCFTEGDKDGELLLDFLTETLDFTKTAPPELKRQVMEELRKPGCSEIRDGKVFFNNSQGVIVVEP